One genomic segment of Amycolatopsis sp. Hca4 includes these proteins:
- a CDS encoding MarR family winged helix-turn-helix transcriptional regulator, producing MTVSSSPEPDLGTWPTGRLLAVAARLVEQRWVAVLDGMGLTHAGLIALHTLRDGPLPQRTLAQRCQVTDQTMSRTLDRLAKAGFVSRAADPADGRRQLTRLTPRGREVHEQAVRAEPALLGGLGDDDAFRAGLLDLITRLSAGG from the coding sequence GTGACGGTGAGCTCGAGCCCCGAGCCCGATCTGGGCACCTGGCCGACCGGACGGCTGCTGGCCGTGGCCGCGCGGCTGGTGGAGCAACGCTGGGTGGCCGTGCTCGACGGCATGGGCCTCACCCACGCGGGTCTCATCGCGCTGCACACCCTGCGCGACGGGCCGCTCCCCCAGCGGACGCTGGCCCAGCGCTGCCAGGTCACCGACCAGACGATGAGCCGCACGCTCGACCGGCTGGCCAAGGCGGGGTTCGTCAGCCGGGCCGCGGACCCGGCCGACGGCCGCCGCCAGCTGACCCGGCTGACCCCGCGCGGCCGGGAGGTGCACGAGCAGGCGGTGCGCGCCGAACCCGCCCTGCTCGGCGGCCTGGGTGACGACGACGCGTTCCGGGCCGGCCTGCTGGACCTGATCACCCGGCTGTCGGCGGGCGGTTGA
- a CDS encoding MMPL family transporter, whose product MNDSPRRLRWLIPALLVIAWLGLGGFGGPFAGKLSEVAKNDNAAFLPRSAEATEVSDEQKAFSPRQVLPATVVAERTSGLTAEDRRFLEAKAQELGRVPGVAGPLGKPEPAPRDDQAVQLAVPIFADGNPADVVKEVRAQLGGAPAGLTVLVTGPAGQIADLVKAFGGIDGILLLVAGGVVALILVAVYRSPLLPFLVLLSAVFALGLASLVVYLLAKHDVLALNGQSQGILSILVFGAATDYALLLVARFREQLRDTPSRFDALKLAWRATLEPIAASAGTVVLGVLCLLFSNLNSNKGLGPVAAIGIGAALLASTTFLPAALALCGRGAFWPFKPALGSPHPETSGIWGRVARLVGRRPRAVWVVTALVLGVGVAFLPQLKASGTAQSDVFLTPVESGTGQEILGRHFPGGLGAPAITIADAGALPAVLKAAAIDGVAQSFPLPGPDGRPKVVGGRVEILSVLTDPADSEAAVATVGRLRDAVHAVPQANAKVGGPTAIQLDTQQTSKRDRALIIPIVLLVIFLVLALLLRSLLAPLLLIATVVLSFAATMGVSALVFNHLLDFPGADPVVPLFGFVFLVALGIDYNIFLMTRVREEALSRGTRAGTLRGLSLTGGVITSAGVVLAATFSALAVIPILFLAQIAFIVAFGVLLDTLLVRSLLVPALTIDVGRRIWWPSKLARLDG is encoded by the coding sequence ATGAACGACTCCCCGCGCCGCCTCCGCTGGCTGATCCCGGCCCTCCTGGTGATCGCCTGGCTGGGCCTCGGCGGGTTCGGCGGCCCGTTCGCGGGCAAGCTCAGCGAGGTCGCGAAGAACGACAACGCGGCCTTCTTGCCGCGCTCGGCCGAGGCCACCGAGGTCTCCGACGAGCAGAAGGCGTTCAGCCCGCGCCAGGTGCTGCCCGCCACCGTCGTCGCCGAGCGCACCAGCGGCCTGACCGCCGAAGACCGGCGGTTCCTCGAGGCCAAGGCCCAGGAACTGGGCCGCGTGCCCGGGGTGGCCGGCCCGCTGGGCAAGCCGGAGCCTGCCCCGCGGGACGACCAGGCCGTGCAGCTGGCGGTGCCGATCTTCGCCGACGGCAACCCCGCGGACGTCGTCAAGGAGGTCCGGGCGCAGCTCGGCGGCGCGCCCGCCGGGCTCACCGTGCTCGTCACCGGGCCTGCCGGGCAGATCGCCGACCTGGTCAAGGCGTTCGGCGGGATCGACGGCATCCTGCTGCTCGTCGCCGGCGGCGTGGTCGCGCTCATCCTGGTCGCCGTCTACCGCAGCCCGCTGCTGCCGTTCCTGGTGCTGCTGTCGGCGGTGTTCGCGCTCGGCCTGGCCAGCCTGGTCGTCTACCTGCTGGCGAAGCACGACGTGCTCGCGCTCAACGGCCAGAGCCAGGGCATCCTGTCGATCCTCGTCTTCGGCGCCGCGACCGACTACGCGCTGCTGCTGGTGGCGCGGTTCCGTGAGCAGCTGCGTGACACGCCGAGCCGGTTCGACGCCCTGAAACTCGCTTGGCGCGCGACGCTCGAGCCGATCGCGGCTTCGGCGGGCACCGTGGTGCTCGGCGTGCTGTGCCTGCTGTTCAGCAACCTCAACTCGAACAAGGGCCTCGGCCCGGTGGCGGCGATCGGCATCGGGGCCGCGCTGCTGGCGTCCACCACGTTCCTGCCGGCCGCGCTGGCCCTGTGCGGGCGCGGGGCGTTCTGGCCGTTCAAGCCGGCACTGGGCTCGCCGCACCCGGAGACGTCCGGGATCTGGGGCCGGGTGGCGCGCCTGGTCGGCCGCCGCCCGCGCGCGGTCTGGGTGGTGACGGCGCTGGTGCTCGGCGTCGGGGTCGCGTTCCTGCCGCAGCTCAAGGCGTCCGGGACCGCGCAGTCGGACGTGTTCCTGACCCCGGTCGAATCCGGGACCGGGCAGGAGATCCTCGGCCGCCACTTCCCGGGCGGCCTGGGCGCACCGGCGATCACGATCGCCGACGCGGGCGCGCTGCCCGCGGTGCTCAAGGCGGCCGCCATCGACGGAGTCGCGCAGTCGTTCCCCTTGCCGGGTCCTGACGGCCGCCCCAAGGTGGTCGGCGGGCGCGTCGAGATCCTGTCGGTCCTGACCGACCCGGCGGATTCCGAGGCGGCGGTCGCGACGGTGGGCCGCCTGCGCGACGCGGTGCACGCGGTCCCGCAGGCGAACGCCAAGGTGGGCGGCCCGACGGCGATCCAGCTGGACACGCAGCAGACGTCCAAGCGCGACCGGGCGCTGATCATCCCGATCGTGCTGCTGGTGATCTTCCTGGTCCTGGCGTTGCTGCTGCGGTCGCTGCTGGCGCCGCTGCTGCTGATCGCGACCGTGGTCCTCTCGTTCGCGGCGACGATGGGCGTGTCGGCGCTGGTGTTCAACCACCTCCTGGACTTCCCGGGCGCGGACCCGGTGGTGCCGCTGTTCGGGTTCGTCTTCCTGGTCGCGCTGGGGATCGACTACAACATCTTCCTGATGACCCGGGTCCGGGAGGAAGCACTGAGCAGGGGAACGCGGGCCGGGACACTGCGCGGGCTGTCCCTGACCGGCGGGGTGATCACGTCGGCGGGCGTCGTGCTGGCCGCGACGTTCTCGGCGCTGGCGGTGATCCCGATCCTGTTCCTGGCGCAGATCGCCTTCATCGTCGCGTTCGGCGTGCTGCTGGACACGCTGCTGGTGCGGTCCCTGCTGGTCCCGGCCCTGACGATCGACGTCGGGCGGCGCATCTGGTGGCCGTCGAAGCTGGCCCGCCTCGACGGGTGA
- a CDS encoding sugar isomerase domain-containing protein, giving the protein MDFSADFGTAVREHLRLVEDRNAATLAAVAARLLDAVRAGRLVHTAAAGHGLAAVLETFYRAGGLACVRPLFHPGLLPLHGAQASTQLERVPGLAATLVAQARVQPGDVGVVFSNSGVNAFPVEVAAELRKREAYVVAFCSRPHMDSAPARSFAKLGELADAVLDTAIPPGDAVVPTAGGTTGALSTLCATYLWNLLLVRLTTLAGAVPVPLWQSSNLPGGDTANEGFLDRYRAQVPML; this is encoded by the coding sequence GTGGACTTTTCCGCCGACTTCGGTACCGCGGTGCGCGAGCACCTCCGCCTGGTCGAAGACCGCAACGCCGCCACCCTCGCCGCGGTGGCGGCCCGGCTCCTCGACGCCGTCCGCGCCGGCCGGCTGGTGCACACCGCGGCCGCGGGCCACGGCCTCGCTGCCGTGCTGGAGACCTTCTACCGCGCCGGCGGCCTCGCCTGCGTGCGGCCGCTGTTCCACCCCGGCCTGCTGCCGCTGCACGGTGCGCAGGCCAGCACCCAGCTCGAACGCGTGCCCGGGCTCGCCGCGACCCTCGTCGCCCAGGCGCGGGTGCAGCCCGGCGACGTCGGGGTCGTCTTCTCCAACTCGGGCGTCAACGCCTTCCCCGTCGAGGTCGCCGCCGAACTGCGGAAGCGGGAGGCCTACGTCGTCGCCTTCTGCTCGCGGCCGCACATGGACAGCGCGCCCGCGCGCTCCTTCGCCAAGCTCGGCGAGCTGGCCGATGCCGTGCTCGACACCGCCATCCCGCCCGGCGACGCCGTGGTCCCCACGGCCGGCGGCACCACCGGCGCGCTGTCCACCCTCTGCGCCACCTACCTGTGGAACCTGCTGCTCGTCCGGCTGACCACGCTGGCCGGTGCCGTCCCGGTCCCCCTCTGGCAGAGCTCGAACCTCCCCGGCGGCGACACCGCCAACGAAGGCTTCCTCGACCGGTACCGCGCCCAGGTACCGATGCTGTAG
- a CDS encoding aldo/keto reductase encodes MQYRTLGRTGIKVSPYALGAMMFATSFGNPDPDDSARMIHKALDAGINFLDTADAYGDSEEVVGKALRGRRDDVVLATKFGRQVGDDPHHQGASRRWITTAVENSLRRLQVDHIDLYQLHRTDPETDIEETLSALTDLLGAGKIRAIGTSQSLASDIVEAQWTAERRGLARFRAEQAAYSLLNRGVEREVLPLAQRFGMGTLIWGPLGQGLLTGRVRKGERNDLRRAHLLKHLTDERRLDVVEQLVPLAAEAGLPMTHLAMAFVIAHPGVTSALLGPRTMPQLDDLLAGIEVRLTDDVLDRIDEIVPPGTNVGALDQNYQPPAVHDPGLRRRPLAERAAA; translated from the coding sequence ATGCAGTACCGCACCCTCGGCCGGACCGGGATCAAGGTCAGCCCGTACGCACTCGGCGCGATGATGTTCGCGACGTCCTTCGGCAATCCCGACCCGGACGACTCCGCCCGCATGATCCACAAGGCACTCGACGCGGGCATCAACTTCCTCGACACGGCCGACGCCTACGGCGACTCCGAAGAGGTCGTCGGCAAAGCGCTGCGGGGCCGCCGCGACGACGTCGTGCTCGCCACCAAGTTCGGCCGCCAGGTCGGCGACGACCCGCACCACCAAGGCGCGTCCCGCCGCTGGATCACCACCGCCGTCGAGAACTCGTTGCGGCGCCTGCAGGTCGACCACATCGACCTCTACCAGCTGCACCGCACCGATCCCGAGACGGACATCGAGGAAACGCTTTCCGCGCTGACCGATCTGCTCGGTGCCGGCAAGATCCGCGCGATCGGCACGTCCCAGAGCCTGGCGTCCGACATCGTCGAGGCCCAGTGGACCGCCGAGCGGCGCGGGCTGGCGCGCTTCCGCGCCGAGCAGGCGGCCTACTCCCTGCTCAACCGCGGCGTCGAACGCGAAGTGCTGCCGCTGGCCCAGCGCTTCGGCATGGGCACGCTGATCTGGGGCCCGCTCGGCCAGGGGCTGCTCACCGGGCGCGTCCGCAAGGGCGAGCGGAACGACCTGCGCCGCGCCCACCTGCTCAAGCACCTCACCGACGAACGCCGGCTCGACGTCGTCGAGCAGCTCGTCCCGCTGGCCGCCGAAGCGGGCCTGCCGATGACCCACCTCGCGATGGCGTTCGTCATCGCCCACCCGGGAGTCACGAGCGCACTGCTCGGTCCGCGGACCATGCCGCAGCTGGACGACCTGTTGGCGGGCATCGAGGTCCGGCTCACCGACGACGTCCTCGACCGCATCGACGAGATCGTGCCGCCGGGGACCAACGTCGGGGCACTCGACCAGAACTACCAGCCGCCGGCCGTGCACGACCCGGGCCTGCGCCGCCGTCCACTCGCCGAGCGCGCCGCGGCCTAG
- a CDS encoding TetR/AcrR family transcriptional regulator, producing MTQETRRRRADAQRNVEALLEAARTVFGTSGVDAPAKEITDLAGVGVGTLYRHFPQRSDLVKAVVKTGIDAVADAGPELSAAHPPVRALSLWIDRFVELLETKRGLASALHSGDPAFEGLPGYFMERLGPTLTALLDAAAADGAIRGDLGAEDLLHAIALLCRPVPGREPGHGRRLVAVLVDGLRYGAG from the coding sequence GTGACCCAGGAGACCCGACGGCGGCGCGCCGACGCCCAGCGCAACGTCGAGGCCTTGCTCGAGGCGGCGCGCACGGTCTTCGGCACCTCCGGCGTGGACGCGCCGGCCAAGGAGATCACCGACCTCGCCGGAGTCGGCGTCGGCACGCTGTACCGGCACTTCCCGCAGCGCTCGGACCTGGTCAAGGCCGTCGTGAAGACCGGGATCGACGCCGTCGCCGACGCCGGGCCCGAGCTGAGCGCCGCCCACCCGCCGGTGCGGGCGCTTTCGCTCTGGATCGACCGGTTCGTCGAGCTCCTCGAGACGAAACGCGGGCTCGCCTCGGCCCTGCACTCGGGCGATCCGGCGTTCGAAGGGCTGCCCGGCTACTTCATGGAGCGCCTGGGCCCCACGCTCACCGCCCTGCTCGACGCGGCGGCCGCCGACGGCGCGATCCGCGGCGACCTCGGTGCGGAGGACCTCCTGCACGCGATCGCGTTGCTGTGCCGGCCCGTACCCGGCCGCGAGCCGGGCCACGGCAGGCGCCTGGTCGCCGTCCTCGTCGACGGCCTCCGCTACGGCGCCGGCTGA